From Rhizobium tumorigenes, the proteins below share one genomic window:
- a CDS encoding LysR family transcriptional regulator encodes MNDYKALRVFLVAAEKRNFAQVARELDLTPAAVTRAIAALETELGVQLFVRTTRQVSLTTDGAIFAAQIQPAVKALENARRDVMNTHKADQGRLRISAPTWFGKAVLPPILSGFRSLYPKMSFEISLSDGLVDIVDDDYDLAIRISSQPSDKYTIWRKIRAVPRILVAAPGSRFLSIEHPNELTPDDCLAYSGESRREAWVLSDGGSSVTISAGRAFSANNGEVLADMAADGGGVAMLPGFHVSDHLSTGRLVHVLRGWAPPDLWLTLYYPPYQALPPRIASFSKFFEERVASHMTMLD; translated from the coding sequence ATGAACGACTACAAAGCGCTCCGTGTTTTCCTTGTCGCCGCCGAGAAACGCAATTTTGCACAGGTTGCCCGCGAGCTTGACCTGACGCCGGCGGCGGTGACCCGTGCGATCGCGGCATTGGAGACTGAACTGGGCGTGCAGCTTTTCGTGCGCACCACACGGCAGGTGTCGCTGACGACAGATGGTGCCATTTTTGCAGCGCAGATCCAGCCTGCTGTAAAGGCGCTTGAGAATGCGCGGCGCGACGTGATGAATACGCATAAGGCGGATCAAGGGCGGTTGCGGATCAGCGCGCCCACTTGGTTCGGGAAGGCAGTACTGCCTCCGATCCTTTCAGGATTTAGAAGTCTCTACCCGAAGATGAGCTTTGAGATCTCGCTGTCAGATGGTCTCGTGGATATCGTCGATGACGACTATGATCTCGCGATCCGCATATCCTCGCAGCCATCTGACAAGTACACCATCTGGCGCAAGATCCGCGCCGTACCGCGTATCCTGGTCGCGGCACCTGGAAGCCGTTTCCTAAGTATCGAGCATCCCAATGAACTCACGCCCGACGACTGTCTCGCATACAGCGGCGAAAGTCGACGGGAAGCGTGGGTATTGTCGGACGGTGGGTCGAGTGTGACCATTTCAGCGGGTCGGGCGTTCAGCGCAAACAATGGCGAGGTTCTGGCCGACATGGCGGCCGATGGTGGCGGCGTCGCGATGCTGCCGGGTTTCCATGTGTCCGATCATCTGAGCACAGGGCGCTTGGTTCACGTTCTGCGGGGATGGGCGCCTCCGGACCTCTGGCTGACGCTCTATTACCCACCCTATCAGGCATTGCCACCGCGCATCGCTTCATTCTCTAAGTTCTTCGAAGAGCGAGTGGCGTCGCACATGACAATGCTTGATTGA